A section of the Methanosarcina mazei S-6 genome encodes:
- the dinB gene encoding DNA polymerase IV: MMPASNPKKNSSERRIVFHVDMDSFFASVEVRERPELKNLPVIVGSDPKGGSGRGVVSTCSYEARKYGIHSAMPISQAYRFCPDAVFLPVNMKLYAGVSAGVMEILRGFAEKFQQVSVDEAYLIPGSGVRNFEEAALYALRIKDEVQRQQKITCSVGVGPNKLVSKIASGFQKPDGLTVVRPEDVRDFLFPLPVSRIPGVGEKTEETLKKMGINRVEELANCDVQMLSEKLGKMGFRLKQLANGLDFEELVEKESVKSISRHGTFAEDTDDPVKVSGSLDLLIESVHGSLMKHSFLFKTITLTVRFEDFSTYTRSRTLSIWTSDVFVIKRTAMQLLSEFTGRRKFRLVGVGVTKLRERDERQTLITDFP, encoded by the coding sequence GTGATGCCTGCCTCCAATCCCAAAAAGAACAGCTCTGAAAGGAGAATTGTCTTTCATGTAGACATGGACAGTTTTTTTGCGTCTGTAGAGGTAAGGGAGAGGCCGGAACTGAAAAATCTGCCCGTAATTGTGGGTTCTGACCCTAAAGGAGGTTCAGGAAGGGGAGTGGTAAGCACCTGCTCATACGAGGCAAGAAAGTATGGAATCCATTCTGCAATGCCGATCTCTCAGGCTTACAGGTTCTGCCCTGATGCTGTATTTTTGCCTGTGAACATGAAGCTCTATGCAGGGGTCTCAGCAGGGGTAATGGAAATTTTGCGGGGATTTGCAGAAAAGTTCCAGCAGGTAAGTGTTGATGAAGCCTATCTTATACCCGGTTCCGGGGTCAGGAATTTTGAAGAAGCCGCCCTTTATGCTTTAAGAATTAAGGACGAGGTACAGAGGCAGCAGAAGATCACATGTTCTGTCGGGGTTGGGCCGAACAAGCTTGTTTCAAAAATTGCCTCAGGCTTTCAGAAGCCGGACGGACTTACCGTTGTCAGGCCAGAAGATGTCAGGGATTTTCTTTTTCCACTGCCGGTTTCCAGAATTCCCGGAGTTGGAGAAAAGACAGAGGAAACTCTTAAAAAAATGGGGATAAACAGGGTGGAAGAGCTTGCAAACTGCGATGTACAGATGCTTTCCGAAAAGTTAGGAAAAATGGGGTTCAGGCTAAAACAGCTGGCAAACGGTCTCGACTTTGAAGAGCTTGTAGAAAAAGAAAGCGTAAAATCAATAAGCAGGCACGGAACTTTTGCAGAGGATACGGATGACCCTGTGAAAGTTTCCGGTTCCCTGGACCTTCTTATAGAGAGCGTGCACGGCTCTCTCATGAAGCACAGTTTTCTTTTTAAAACCATAACCCTTACGGTCCGTTTTGAGGATTTTTCCACCTATACACGCTCAAGAACCCTTTCGATCTGGACTTCGGACGTTTTTGTGATTAAAAGGACAGCAATGCAGCTTTTGTCGGAATTTACAGGCAGGCGAAAGTTCAGGCTTGTAGGTGTCGGGGTTACTAAACTCAGGGAAAGAGATGAAAGGCAGACTTTGATTACAGATTTTCCTTAA
- a CDS encoding PQQ-dependent sugar dehydrogenase yields the protein MKGTRIILGFFALAILIFSAYAVLRTVPINECGDNGTGIECIGLPPGFSIDYYAEGVEGARSMALSPEGTLFAGSRGAGKLYAMTDRNGDNKADDVLVIAEGLDMPNGVAFRNGSLYVAEISRVLRYDDIEARLENPPDPAVVRGDFPADRSHGWKYIKFGPDGKLYVPVGMPCNVCNLEEEEERYGTMMRMEPDGSQPEIFARGIRNTVGFAWNPETGELWFTDNGRDWLGDDLPPDELNRAPVPGMHFGFPYCHGKDTPDPEYGEFRNCSEFTAPEVELGPHVAALGMTFYNGSMFPEEYRNQIFIAEHGSWNRKIPIGYRVSLVRLENGTPVSYEPFADGWLQGLASWGRPVDVLVMPDGALLVSDDKNNAIYRISYS from the coding sequence ATGAAAGGGACAAGGATAATACTTGGCTTTTTTGCTCTTGCCATACTTATTTTTTCAGCTTATGCTGTCCTGAGAACCGTGCCCATTAACGAATGCGGGGATAACGGGACAGGCATTGAATGTATCGGACTTCCTCCGGGTTTTTCCATTGATTATTATGCCGAAGGTGTTGAAGGTGCGAGGTCCATGGCTCTCAGTCCGGAAGGAACGCTTTTTGCAGGAAGCCGGGGTGCCGGGAAACTCTATGCCATGACCGACCGGAACGGAGACAATAAAGCTGATGATGTACTCGTAATTGCCGAGGGCCTGGATATGCCCAATGGGGTGGCATTCAGGAATGGTTCACTTTATGTAGCCGAAATTTCAAGGGTGCTCCGGTACGATGATATCGAAGCAAGACTTGAAAATCCTCCCGACCCTGCAGTTGTCAGAGGAGACTTCCCTGCAGACAGGTCGCACGGCTGGAAATACATAAAGTTCGGACCGGATGGAAAGCTGTATGTGCCTGTCGGTATGCCGTGCAATGTCTGCAACCTCGAAGAGGAAGAGGAACGCTATGGGACGATGATGCGTATGGAGCCTGACGGGAGCCAGCCCGAGATTTTTGCAAGAGGGATAAGGAATACGGTAGGTTTTGCCTGGAACCCCGAAACCGGAGAGTTGTGGTTTACTGACAACGGCAGGGACTGGCTGGGGGATGATCTGCCTCCGGATGAACTCAACAGGGCGCCCGTGCCCGGGATGCACTTTGGCTTTCCATACTGCCATGGGAAAGATACCCCTGACCCGGAATACGGAGAATTCCGGAACTGCTCGGAGTTTACAGCGCCTGAGGTTGAACTGGGCCCGCACGTGGCTGCACTCGGTATGACCTTTTACAATGGCAGCATGTTCCCGGAAGAATACAGGAACCAGATCTTTATTGCCGAGCACGGTTCCTGGAACAGGAAAATTCCCATAGGCTACAGGGTTTCCCTTGTCAGGCTTGAGAACGGGACTCCTGTAAGTTATGAGCCTTTTGCAGACGGCTGGCTTCAGGGGCTTGCGTCCTGGGGAAGGCCTGTGGATGTGCTTGTAATGCCTGACGGAGCTCTGCTTGTGTCGGACGATAAAAATAATGCTATTTACAGGATCAGTTACAGCTGA
- a CDS encoding ferritin family protein, which translates to MLSKIPVDLKKISGEDIDKEILRAGIVAEIDAINLYEQMAALTQNENIKRVLLDVAKEEKTHIGEFQALLLRFDAQQKQELEEGSKEVEEELSR; encoded by the coding sequence TTGTTATCTAAAATTCCTGTAGACCTTAAGAAAATATCCGGAGAAGATATAGATAAGGAAATTCTCAGAGCCGGGATTGTTGCCGAGATCGATGCCATAAATCTTTATGAGCAGATGGCTGCCCTTACGCAAAATGAAAATATAAAACGTGTCCTTCTGGATGTGGCAAAAGAAGAAAAAACACATATAGGGGAGTTTCAGGCACTTTTACTCAGGTTTGATGCGCAGCAAAAACAGGAACTTGAAGAAGGAAGTAAGGAGGTTGAAGAGGAGCTGTCCAGGTGA
- a CDS encoding DUF1294 domain-containing protein, with translation MTDPVYFLFPLVYIALNAVSFALYGMDKYKARKEKWRISEQSLLIAAFFGPIGAWLGMVQFRHKTQKPLFRYSVPAFIGVHLLLVLWINLV, from the coding sequence ATGACAGATCCTGTTTACTTTCTTTTTCCTCTCGTTTATATCGCCCTTAACGCAGTTTCTTTTGCCCTCTACGGGATGGATAAATACAAAGCAAGAAAGGAAAAATGGCGCATTTCGGAACAGAGCCTGTTGATAGCTGCATTTTTCGGTCCAATCGGCGCGTGGCTTGGAATGGTACAGTTCAGGCACAAGACGCAGAAACCCCTGTTCAGGTACTCCGTGCCTGCGTTTATTGGAGTTCACCTTCTACTGGTTCTCTGGATAAACCTGGTTTAA
- a CDS encoding methyltransferase family protein, with protein sequence MVSSKTTPVFSLVAFAVIHSLTASLPFKRMVMKAAGPRAEKLYLPAYSLVAVLTVLPLAYQLYKNPGRILYKIPSPWRWLMVGGQVIAGILAPMAFWNAPHRFKIRSQLSGPQASEEGSLKIKGIYRWVRDPFLLSGLVVMLLTPFMTVNLLIVYLLTTVYLFLGSLHWETRLVAQFGDEYREYQKKVHRIIPELKGSVKNPGDKASE encoded by the coding sequence TTGGTTTCTTCTAAAACTACACCTGTTTTTTCTCTGGTAGCATTTGCAGTTATTCACAGCCTGACTGCTAGCCTGCCCTTCAAACGCATGGTCATGAAAGCTGCCGGTCCCAGGGCAGAAAAACTTTATTTGCCGGCATACAGCCTTGTTGCAGTTCTGACCGTATTGCCGCTTGCCTATCAGCTCTACAAAAACCCGGGGCGTATCCTCTATAAAATACCTTCTCCCTGGCGCTGGCTCATGGTCGGTGGACAGGTTATTGCAGGTATTCTTGCTCCCATGGCTTTTTGGAATGCACCGCACAGGTTTAAAATACGCTCGCAGCTGTCCGGTCCACAGGCTTCAGAAGAAGGTTCCCTGAAGATAAAGGGAATTTACAGGTGGGTAAGGGACCCCTTCCTGCTCTCGGGGCTGGTCGTAATGCTGCTCACTCCCTTTATGACCGTAAACCTTCTTATCGTATACCTTCTGACCACTGTTTACCTGTTTCTGGGATCTCTGCACTGGGAAACAAGGCTTGTGGCACAGTTCGGTGATGAGTATAGGGAATACCAGAAAAAGGTTCACAGAATTATTCCAGAATTAAAGGGAAGCGTTAAGAACCCGGGTGATAAAGCATCTGAGTAA
- a CDS encoding PKD domain-containing protein has translation MTLSVFATLMILALLSSAASAALNVYKTPLGAGTPPATQRLTGGGNYIDYTVVPASSTDSRIVQFKDLSKGTETYIRWDFGDGTHLEGTKITPQLKNPVHKYAKNGYYISCLTIKCTGYNGKLWVHKTIITK, from the coding sequence ATGACACTGTCTGTTTTCGCCACATTGATGATTCTGGCTTTATTGTCTTCAGCAGCCTCTGCAGCACTTAATGTGTACAAAACTCCCCTTGGTGCAGGAACTCCCCCAGCAACACAACGTTTAACCGGTGGGGGTAATTACATTGATTATACGGTGGTACCAGCTTCGAGTACTGATTCACGAATAGTACAGTTCAAGGACCTGTCTAAAGGTACAGAGACATATATCAGATGGGACTTTGGAGATGGGACTCATCTGGAAGGAACGAAAATTACCCCACAGCTAAAAAATCCGGTACACAAGTATGCAAAGAATGGTTATTATATTAGCTGTCTGACTATCAAGTGCACTGGTTACAACGGAAAGCTATGGGTTCATAAAACTATTATTACTAAATAA
- a CDS encoding phenylacetate--CoA ligase family protein, translating to MKYWQPKYETMNPDEMKKLQLKRLQKSVKLVYDNVPFYRQNFKAAGVTPDDIKTLDDVRKLPFTRKTDLRDNYPFGLFAAKKEDIVRIHASSGTSGKPTVVGYTAKDIETWSDLIARSLTMIGLSKGDTIQNSMNYGLFTGGLGFHYGVERMGAMIVPAATGNTARQLEMMIDFGVTAVHCTPSYAFYLAETAEELDLIDKLSLKAAIFGGEPWSENTRKQLEKKLNLKAYDCYGLSEMFGPGVGFECQEQDGLHIWSDNFFVEVLDENGEQVSEGEKGELVISSINKEGFCNIRYRTGDMTKLLESECDCGRTTTKISRLLGRADDMLIVRGINVFPSQIQDVISKIPQVGEHFQLILDRNKHMLDELTIEVELEENAFTGDLKDLKAVQDHVQHELKAVLNIRTNVELLEKGSIERTAGKAKRIIDRRPQI from the coding sequence ATGAAATACTGGCAGCCGAAATACGAAACAATGAACCCCGACGAAATGAAGAAATTGCAGCTGAAACGCCTTCAGAAAAGCGTAAAGCTGGTCTATGACAATGTTCCTTTTTACAGGCAGAATTTCAAAGCAGCCGGAGTCACTCCTGATGATATAAAAACCCTCGATGATGTCCGTAAACTGCCTTTCACACGCAAAACAGACCTTCGGGACAATTATCCTTTCGGCCTTTTTGCTGCAAAAAAAGAAGATATAGTACGCATTCATGCATCCTCAGGGACAAGTGGAAAACCAACGGTTGTCGGTTATACTGCAAAGGACATAGAGACCTGGTCAGACCTTATCGCCCGCAGCCTCACAATGATAGGCCTTTCAAAGGGCGACACGATCCAGAACTCCATGAACTACGGCCTCTTTACAGGCGGACTCGGATTCCACTACGGCGTTGAAAGGATGGGAGCGATGATCGTGCCGGCAGCAACAGGAAACACTGCCAGGCAGCTTGAGATGATGATTGACTTTGGGGTAACCGCAGTCCACTGCACTCCTTCCTATGCTTTCTACCTTGCAGAAACCGCAGAAGAACTCGATCTTATAGACAAGCTATCTTTAAAAGCAGCAATCTTTGGAGGCGAGCCCTGGTCGGAAAACACCCGCAAGCAGCTTGAGAAAAAGCTCAACCTCAAAGCCTACGACTGCTACGGCTTATCCGAAATGTTCGGGCCCGGTGTCGGCTTCGAATGCCAGGAACAGGACGGTCTGCACATCTGGAGCGACAACTTCTTTGTAGAAGTCCTTGACGAAAACGGAGAGCAGGTTTCAGAAGGCGAAAAAGGCGAACTTGTCATTTCCTCAATCAACAAAGAAGGCTTCTGTAATATCAGATACCGCACAGGCGACATGACAAAACTCCTCGAGTCAGAATGCGACTGCGGCAGGACAACCACAAAGATCTCACGCCTGCTCGGCAGGGCCGACGACATGCTCATAGTCAGAGGGATTAACGTTTTCCCCTCCCAGATCCAGGACGTAATTTCAAAGATCCCGCAGGTAGGCGAACACTTCCAGTTGATCCTCGACCGCAACAAACACATGCTCGATGAACTCACAATCGAAGTTGAACTCGAAGAAAATGCCTTTACCGGCGACCTCAAAGACTTAAAAGCCGTCCAGGACCATGTACAGCACGAACTTAAAGCTGTCCTGAATATTCGCACAAACGTCGAACTGCTGGAGAAAGGTAGCATAGAGAGGACCGCAGGAAAGGCAAAGAGAATCATTGACAGAAGACCTCAGATCTGA
- a CDS encoding right-handed parallel beta-helix repeat-containing protein, whose translation MLKRQLGTLFLAICLTLTTVPSVLGGENTQTITVTGDGSGDYNCDGVDDHVQINQALEFAAANPGTTVQLKGPFTYDIGDSLLIGSDTTLAGDSGVTIKLAKGLPLWGSRESSIAEKKAMIMIRGGSASNVKIENLTVDGSQSDYYSGIRLGTSSYNMATIINCNGLTIQGVTFQNGCNDAMLISKSSNVMIDSVTVNKCGHDGVYAYHVNGITVKNSKFINRTNSSVRFDSVTDGVMKNNECTTSGGGYAGLELQGNLKNIEASGNYFHDLPVPAVIRLNTQETNVNIHDNRIENCG comes from the coding sequence ATGCTAAAAAGACAGCTAGGAACCCTATTCCTCGCAATATGCCTTACTTTAACAACCGTACCTTCTGTATTAGGCGGCGAGAACACACAGACTATAACTGTTACCGGAGATGGAAGTGGAGACTACAACTGTGATGGAGTGGACGACCACGTCCAGATTAACCAGGCGTTAGAATTTGCAGCGGCAAATCCGGGCACAACTGTCCAGCTTAAAGGCCCGTTCACATACGACATTGGTGACTCTCTTCTGATTGGAAGTGACACAACCCTTGCCGGAGATTCCGGTGTAACAATTAAGCTTGCCAAAGGGCTTCCTCTCTGGGGTAGTCGTGAGAGCAGTATTGCAGAAAAGAAAGCCATGATAATGATAAGGGGCGGTTCTGCAAGCAACGTTAAAATAGAAAACTTAACTGTTGACGGAAGCCAGAGTGACTATTATTCTGGCATAAGGCTCGGAACTTCAAGCTACAATATGGCAACCATAATAAACTGTAACGGACTGACAATCCAGGGCGTTACGTTCCAGAACGGTTGCAATGATGCGATGCTTATCTCAAAATCAAGCAACGTAATGATAGATTCCGTAACTGTAAACAAGTGCGGCCATGATGGCGTGTATGCATACCACGTAAATGGCATCACAGTTAAGAATTCCAAGTTTATTAACCGGACCAACTCATCCGTCAGGTTTGATTCCGTAACTGATGGAGTAATGAAGAACAATGAATGTACAACATCAGGCGGCGGATATGCTGGTCTTGAACTGCAGGGAAATCTCAAAAACATAGAAGCATCTGGAAACTATTTCCATGACCTGCCAGTGCCTGCAGTAATACGTTTAAACACACAGGAAACAAATGTAAATATCCACGATAACAGAATTGAAAACTGTGGATAA